A region of Sphingomonas sp. DNA encodes the following proteins:
- a CDS encoding TolC family protein has translation MHRPSRRLLAAALAAALSAPLPAYAQEPLTLDEALRLSLERQPALEAYARTARAFEEAAVAARQLPDPRLMAGVQNLPVTGPDAFSPSADFMTMRFIGIGREQVRSARREAEAARLRAEGAVSTAEQQLLARQIQREVMLAWIRILEARQAIELLDELVVKLEARLRTAEAGIPTGRATAADAIAIRAEIASARAEAAQRRGEEQEGRAALGRWLGDAGSRPVSGPLPICRPLADADALPLLGRHPQLDAARSRTFVAERATDAARAARLPNWGWSLMYGNRGGGRSDMLSLQLSVDLPLNRGRLQDRRIAEASELAAAARDRVEDMRRQLVFEYDRALAQWRAAEARYMTTGGETLPALLGAERALEARLAGGAGNLQDIQVASERTTRAALDLVGQRAALARASADLLYLQGECPE, from the coding sequence ATGCACCGCCCTTCCCGCCGCCTGCTCGCGGCCGCCCTCGCGGCCGCCCTGTCGGCGCCGCTTCCCGCTTACGCCCAGGAGCCGCTCACGCTCGACGAGGCGCTGCGCCTCTCGCTCGAGCGCCAGCCCGCGCTCGAGGCCTATGCCCGAACCGCGCGCGCCTTTGAGGAGGCCGCCGTCGCCGCCCGCCAATTGCCGGATCCGCGGCTGATGGCGGGCGTTCAGAACCTTCCGGTCACCGGTCCGGACGCGTTCAGCCCGAGCGCGGACTTCATGACGATGCGCTTCATCGGCATCGGCCGCGAGCAGGTCCGCTCGGCGCGCCGCGAGGCGGAGGCGGCCCGCCTGCGCGCCGAGGGCGCCGTCTCGACGGCGGAGCAGCAACTGCTCGCCCGCCAAATCCAGCGCGAGGTGATGCTGGCCTGGATCCGGATCCTGGAAGCGCGCCAGGCGATCGAGCTGCTCGACGAGCTGGTCGTCAAGCTTGAAGCGCGGCTGCGCACCGCCGAAGCCGGCATTCCGACCGGCCGGGCGACGGCCGCCGACGCGATCGCCATTCGCGCCGAGATCGCCTCGGCCCGCGCCGAGGCCGCGCAGCGGCGAGGCGAGGAGCAGGAAGGACGCGCCGCGCTCGGCCGCTGGCTGGGCGATGCGGGCTCGCGGCCGGTCAGCGGTCCCCTGCCGATCTGCCGTCCGCTCGCCGACGCGGACGCGCTGCCGCTGCTGGGGCGGCATCCGCAGCTCGACGCGGCCCGGAGCCGGACGTTCGTCGCCGAGCGCGCCACCGACGCGGCGCGCGCCGCGCGTCTGCCAAACTGGGGCTGGTCGCTCATGTACGGCAATCGCGGCGGGGGTCGCTCGGACATGCTGAGCCTGCAGCTTTCGGTCGACCTGCCGCTCAACCGCGGCAGACTCCAGGATCGCCGCATCGCCGAGGCGAGCGAGCTCGCCGCCGCCGCCCGCGACCGGGTCGAGGACATGCGCCGCCAGCTCGTCTTCGAATATGACCGCGCGCTGGCGCAGTGGCGCGCCGCAGAGGCGCGCTACATGACGACCGGCGGCGAGACCCTGCCGGCGCTGCTCGGCGCCGAGCGCGCGCTCGAGGCCCGGCTGGCCGGCGGCGCGGGCAATCTGCAGGACATCCAGGTGGCGAGCGAGCGCACGACCCGCGCCGCGCTCGACCTGGTCGGGCAGCGGGCGGCGCTGGCCCGGGCCAGCGCCGACCTTCTCTACCTCCAGGGGGAGTGCCCCGAATGA